A region of Vitis riparia cultivar Riparia Gloire de Montpellier isolate 1030 chromosome 1, EGFV_Vit.rip_1.0, whole genome shotgun sequence DNA encodes the following proteins:
- the LOC117911547 gene encoding pre-mRNA-splicing factor ATP-dependent RNA helicase DEAH7, translating into MEKRGVDAGPIDLDQATVTFEPDQSGGGGLHVPGKDRVVFRPPQRKSLLGLDVLADAKRGGSKADGAFKVPREKGASVVASMDEEESSLSSGIDEEISTVISGVRNGSGRRYRETAASEASHLESNVTQEGAVSDTFETHRSSERMPSESPATSSGSSRSSWSRSSRYERDNRSSERRDYKDDTRSENRRVRHRYDYDDREQNREGEARGRYAQEYNGQYGRKRSKYEVSRRTPGRSDWDDGRWEWEETPQRDGHSNTSRRHQPSPSPMLVGASPDARLVSPWFGGQTPHTTGSAASPWDIISPSPVPIRASGASVRSSSSKHSGRSHQLNFSVENLQSFEDKEDDKSYLANQEITESMRLEMEYNSDRAWYDREEGNTMFDGGTSSFFLGDEASFQKKEAELAKKLVRRDGTKMTLAQSKKLSQLTADNAQWEDRQLLRSGAVRGTEVQTEFDDEEERKVILLVHDTKPPFLDGRVVFTKQAEPIMPLKDPTSDMAIISRKGSALVREVHEKQSMNKSRQRFWELAGSKLGDILGVEKTAEQIDADTAVVGEEGEVDFKEDAKFAQHLKKDEAVSEFAKSKTVAEQRQYLPIYSVREELLQVIRENQVVVVVGETGSGKTTQLTQYLHEDGYTTNGIVGCTQPRRVAAMSVAKRVSEEMETELGDKVGYAIRFEDVTGPNTKIKYMTDGVLMRETLKDSELDKYRVVVMDEAHERSLNTDVLFGILKKVVAQRRDFKLIVTSATLNAQKFSNFFGSVPIFHIPGRTFPVNILYSKTPCEDYVEGAVKQAMTVHITSPPGDILIFMTGQDEIEATCYALAERMEQLVSTTKKGVPKLSILPIYSQLPADLQAKIFQKAEDGARKCIVATNIAETSLTVDGIFYVIDTGYGKMKVYNPRMGMDALQVFPVSRAAADQRAGRAGRTGPGTCYRLYTESAYLNELLASPVPEIQRTNLGNVVLLLKSLKIENLLDFDFMDPPPQDNILNSMYQLWVLGALNNVGGLTELGWKMVEFPLDPPLAKMLLIGEQLECINEVLTIVSMLSVPSVFFRPKDRAEESDAAREKFFVPESDHLTLLNVYQQWKANQYRGDWCNDHFLHVKGLRKAREVRSQLLDILKTLKIPLTSCGPDWDVVRKAICSAYFHNAARLKGVGEYVNCRNGMPCHLHPSSALYGLGYTPDYVVYHELILTAKEYMQCATAVEPQWLAELGPMFFSVKDSDTSMLEHKKRQKEEKSAMEEEMENLRKEQEEAERKSKEKEREKRAKQQQQVSMPGLRQGSSTYLRPKKMGL; encoded by the exons ATGGAG AAACGAGGAGTTGATGCTGGACCTATTGACCTGGACCAGGCTACAGTGACCTTTGAACCGGATCAGAGTGGAGGTGGGGGATTACATGTTCCTGGGAAGGATAGAGTAGTTTTCAGACCTCCTCAGAGGAAATCACTATTag GGTTAGATGTCCTTGCTGATGCAAAAAGAGGAGGATCTAAGGCTGATGGCGCATTCAAGGTTCCAAGAGAAAAAGGTGCTTCTGTTGTGGCTTCTATGGATGAAGAGGAGAGTTCCTTGTCCTCTGGAATAGACGAAGAAATAAGTACTGTGATTAGTGGTGTGCGTAATGGTTCTGGCAGGCGATATCGTGAAACAGCTGCAAGCGAGGCATCTCATTTAG AAAGTAATGTGACTCAAGAAGGAGCAGTCAGTGACACATTTGAAACTCATCGCTCAAGTGAACGCATGCCTTCTGAA AGTCCAGCTACTTCTTCTGGAAGTTCCCGCAGTTCTTGGTCTAGGAGTTCTAGGTATGAAAGGGATAATCGCAGTAGTGAGAGGAGAGATTACAAGGATGACACTAGAAGTGAAAACAGGAGGGTAAGACACAGATATGATTATGATGATAGAGAGCAGAATCGTGAAGGGGAAGCACGTGGTCGGTATGCGCAGGAGTATAATGGGCAGTATGGAAGAAAACGAAGTAAATATGAAGTCTCTAGGAGGACTCCTG GCAGATCTGATTGGGACGATGGCAGATGGGAATGGGAGGAGACACCACAACGAGATGGTCATTCAAATACCAGTAGGCGCCATCAACCTTCACCATCCCCAATGTTAGTTGGGGCCTCACCTGATGCCCGACTTGTTTCTCCATGGTTTGGTGGCCAGACACCTCACACCACTG GGTCTGCTGCTTCTCCCTGGGACATTATCTCTCCCTCTCCCGTTCCAATACGTGCTTCTGGAGCCTCAGTTAGATCTTCAAGTTCTAAACACAGTGGAAGATCCCATCAACTTAATTTTTCTGTGGAAAATTTGCAATCATTTGAG GATAAGGAAGATGATAAGAGTTATTTGGCCAATCAAGAGATTACAGAAAGTATGCGTTTAGAGATGGAATACAATTCTGACCGAGCATG GTATGATAGAGAAGAAGGCAACACCATGTTTGATGGGGGCACCTCATCATTTTTTCTTGGGGATGAGGCTTCTTTCCAAAAAAAAGAGGCAGAGTTGGCCAAGAAACTT GTTCGGCGAGATGGAACTAAAATGACCCTTGCTCAGAGCAAAAAGTTATCGCAGCTAACAGCCGACAATGCTCAGTGGGAAGACCGGCAACTGTTGAGATCTGGAGCTGTTAGAGGTACTGAGGTGCAGACTGAGTTTGATGATGAGGAAGAGCGCAAGGTTATTCTTCTTGTCCACG ATACAAAACCTCCTTTCTTAGATGGTAGGGTTGTTTTTACTAAGCAAGCAGAGCCAATAATGCCATTAAAAGATCCGACATCAGACATGGCCATAATATCACGCAAAGGATCTGCTTTGGTTAGGGAAGTTCATGAAAAGCAAAGTATGAACAAATCACGCCAAAGATTTTGGGAGCTTGCAGGCTCAAAACTTGGTGATATTCTTGGTGTTGAGAAGACAGCAGAACAG ATTGACGCAGATACTGCTGTAGTGGGTGAAGAGGGAGAAGTTGATTTTAAGGAAGATGCAAAGTTTGCACAGCACTTGAAGAAGGATGAAGCTGTGAGTGAGTTTGCAAAGTCAAAAACAGTAGCAGAGCAACGGCAGTATCTACCCATATATTCTGTACGTGAGGAGTTATTGCAG GTAATTCGGGAAAACCAGGTTGTTGTGGTCGTTGGAGAAACGGGTTCAGGAAAGACTACTCAACTGACGCAG TACCTGCATGAAGATGGCTACACTACAAATGGTATTGTTGGTTGCACCCAACCAAGGCGTGTCGCAGCCATGAGTGTTGCCAAAAGAGTGAGCGAAGAGATGGAAACTGAGTTGGGGGATAAGGTTGGCTATGCCATTCGTTTTGAGGATGTGACTGGGCCGAACACCAAAATTAAG TACATGACTGATGGAGTTCTTATGCGTGAGACATTGAAAGATTCTGAGCTTGACAAGTATCG TGTTGTTGTGATGGATGAAGCACATGAGAGATCACTCAACACGGATGTGCTCTTTGGAATACTGAAGAAAGTGGTTGCTCAGCGTCGTGATTTCAAGCTCATTGTGACATCTGCAACTTTAAATGCACAAAAATTCTCAAACTTCTTTGGAAG TGTTCCAATATTCCACATCCCTGGAAGAACTTTCCCTGTGAATATATTGTACAGCAAAACTCCTTGTGAAGATTACGTCGAAGGTGCAGTGAAGCAGGCAATGACTGTCCACATCACCAGCCCTCCAGGTGATATCCTCATCTTCATGACTGGCCAAGATGAGATTGAGGCAACTTGTTATGCGCTTGCAGAGCGCATGGAACAGCTCGTATCCACGACCAAGAAAGGGGTGCCTAAGCTCTCAATACTCCCTATATACTCCCAGCTGCCAGCAGATTTGCAagcaaaaatattccaaaaagcTGAAGATGGAGCCCGAAAGTGCATTGTTGCTACCAATATTGCTGAGACATCTTTGACCGTGGATGGAATTTTTTATGTCATTGATACGGGTTATGGTAAAATGAAAGTATACAACCCCAGGATGGGTATGGATGCGCTTCAAGTGTTCCCTGTCAGCCGTGCTGCTGCTGACCAGCGCGCTGGGCGTGCTGGTAGAACTGGGCCTGGGACTTGTTATCGGCTTTATACAGAGAGTGCTTACCTCAATGAACTGCTGGCCAGTCCCGTGCCGGAGATCCAGAGGACCAACCTTGGAAATGTGGTTTTGCTGCTCAAGAGTCTTAAAATTGAGAACTTGCTGGATTTCGACTTCATGGACCCACCTCCGCAGGATAACATCCTGAATTCCATGTACCAGTTGTGGGTCTTAGGTGCCCTTAACAATGTTGGGGGCCTAACTGAACTTGGCTGGAAAATGGTGGAGTTCCCATTGGATCCACCACTGGCTAAGATGCTCTTGATAGGGGAACAGCTAGAATGCATAAACGAGGTTCTGACCATTGTCTCAATGCTTTCAGTGCCGTCGGTATTCTTTCGGCCAAAGGATAGGGCAGAGGAGAGTGATGCTGCCAGAGAAAAATTCTTTGTTCCTGAATCTGACCACTTAACACTACTCAATGTTTACCAGCAGTGGAAAGCTAATCAGTACAGGGGAGACTGGTGTAATGACCACTTCTTGCATGTTAAAGGGCTACGTAAGGCTAGAGAGGTGAGATCCCAGCTTCTGGATATTCTCAAAACACTGAAAATCCCTCTGACCTCTTGTGGGCCTGATTGGGACGTTGTAAGAAAAGCTATCTGTTCAGCATACTTCCATAACGCGGCGAGATTAAAGGGGGTTGGGGAGTATGTTAATTGCAGAAATGGGATGCCCTGCCACTTGCATCCGAGCAGTGCACTGTATGGATTGGGTTACACACCAGATTATGTGGTTTATCATGAACTGATATTGACAGCCAAAGAGTACATGCAGTGTGCCACAGCGGTTGAGCCCCAGTGGCTGGCCGAGCTTGGACCCATGTTCTTCTCAGTGAAGGACTCGGATACTTCGATGTTAGAGCACAAGAAGAGACAGAAGGAAGAAAAGTCTGCCATGGAGGAGGAGATGGAGAATTTGAGGAAGGAGCAAGAAGAGGCAGAGAGAAAAAGCAAGGAGAAGGAGAGGGAGAAGAGGGCGAAGCAGCAGCAACAGGTCTCGATGCCTGGCCTGCGCCAGGGGTCATCTACTTACTTGAGGCCAAAGAAGATGGGTTTGTAA
- the LOC117923180 gene encoding probable calcium-binding protein CML31: protein MINCNVYELIFKRFDEDGDGKLSPSELRRCVGTIGEELLMEEAQEVVESMDSDGDGLLALEEFVGWMEREDEERKMEELREAFGMYEMDGSGCITPKSLKRMLSRLGESRSVEECGVMIRQFDVNGDGVLGFDEFKLMML, encoded by the coding sequence ATGATTAATTGCAACGTATATGAACTCATATTCAAGCGTTTTGATGAAGATGGTGATGGGAAACTCTCTCCTTCAGAGCTTCGACGCTGCGTGGGGACGATAGGGGAGGAACTACTGATGGAGGAGGCTCAGGAGGTGGTGGAGTCGATGGATTCGGACGGGGATGGGTTGCTGGCATTGGAGGAATTTGTGGGGTGGATGGAGAGAGAGGatgaagagagaaaaatggagGAATTGAGAGAGGCCTTTGGGATGTACGAGATGGATGGGAGTGGGTGTATCACTCCCAAGAGCTTGAAGAGGATGCTGAGCAGATTGGGGGAGTCACGAAGTGTGGAGGAGTGCGGTGTTATGATCAGGCAATTTGATGTAAATGGGGATGGGGTTCTGGGCTTTGATGAATTCAAGCTCATGATGCTGTGA